One segment of Agromyces albus DNA contains the following:
- a CDS encoding extracellular solute-binding protein gives MTNRFARAAAAGAALAVSAAALSACTTGPQTTPDDVITIFAPQGADGKLNDNAFTKVLEEKFDVDLQFETTTYDGAGAAEKRQVSLASGDYPDAYMLVPWVDQFTNQELVKLGEQGVLLPLDDLIGEDTPNITAAFEKEPEFKEMATSSDGTIWGLPQWNDCFHCAYPAKLWMNSAWLETLGLEQPTTPEELRAVLQAFKTQDPNGNGKADEIPLSGEVGASILPYLMNPFVYTAAPSAKGATPASLGAVDGEVVLQPTRDEWRAGISYVTSLYKDGLIDDGAFTQNGEALNAKGNSADGVIIGSAAVMHPGFVRPTNEDGRYTQYDAVPPLTGPNGSGTFRPGPPGAGGATFVITNRSSEAKQQKLMQIVDFMVSYEGHMQGEFGVEGVNWSKPEAGDVALDETLEPLFKTLRPAEGEGVNNSWGAIAQFFSDAEFRERQVYSTELYEPAGYERRLFEATKLYEGHESDEAFPYWDVTVTGDAAKELGTIQTNVESFIVRASAEFVTGVRDIESDEAWAEFQKNLTDLGADRYVEIYQEAWEDSK, from the coding sequence ATGACCAACAGATTCGCCCGGGCGGCGGCGGCCGGAGCGGCATTGGCCGTATCGGCGGCGGCGCTCTCCGCCTGCACCACGGGTCCGCAGACCACTCCCGATGACGTGATCACCATCTTCGCCCCCCAGGGCGCCGACGGGAAACTGAACGACAACGCGTTCACGAAGGTGCTCGAAGAGAAGTTCGACGTCGACCTCCAGTTCGAGACGACCACCTACGACGGGGCTGGGGCCGCCGAGAAGCGGCAGGTCTCGCTCGCGAGCGGCGACTACCCCGACGCCTACATGCTCGTTCCGTGGGTCGACCAGTTCACCAACCAAGAGCTGGTGAAGCTCGGCGAGCAGGGCGTGCTCCTGCCGCTCGACGACCTGATCGGCGAGGACACCCCGAACATCACCGCCGCGTTCGAGAAGGAACCCGAATTCAAGGAGATGGCGACGTCCTCGGATGGGACCATCTGGGGGCTTCCCCAGTGGAACGACTGCTTCCACTGCGCGTACCCTGCGAAGCTGTGGATGAACTCCGCCTGGCTGGAGACCCTCGGCCTCGAGCAGCCCACCACGCCCGAGGAGCTGCGCGCCGTGCTGCAGGCGTTCAAGACGCAGGATCCCAACGGCAACGGCAAGGCCGACGAGATCCCCCTCTCCGGTGAGGTCGGCGCTTCGATCCTCCCCTACCTGATGAACCCGTTCGTCTACACCGCGGCCCCGTCCGCGAAGGGCGCCACCCCGGCTTCGCTCGGAGCCGTCGACGGCGAGGTCGTCCTGCAGCCGACGCGGGACGAATGGCGGGCGGGGATCTCGTACGTCACCTCCCTGTACAAGGACGGACTGATCGACGACGGGGCCTTCACGCAGAACGGTGAGGCGCTCAACGCCAAGGGCAACAGCGCCGACGGCGTGATCATCGGATCCGCCGCCGTCATGCACCCGGGCTTCGTCAGGCCCACCAACGAGGACGGGCGCTACACGCAGTACGACGCGGTCCCGCCACTGACCGGACCGAACGGCAGCGGCACGTTCCGCCCCGGCCCCCCCGGCGCGGGCGGCGCGACCTTCGTCATCACGAACCGCTCGAGTGAGGCCAAGCAGCAGAAGCTCATGCAGATCGTGGACTTCATGGTCTCGTATGAGGGTCACATGCAGGGCGAGTTCGGTGTCGAGGGCGTCAACTGGTCGAAGCCCGAGGCGGGCGACGTAGCCCTCGACGAAACCCTCGAGCCGCTGTTCAAGACGCTCAGGCCTGCCGAGGGCGAGGGCGTGAACAACAGCTGGGGCGCGATCGCGCAGTTCTTCAGCGACGCGGAGTTCCGGGAGCGGCAGGTCTACTCCACTGAGCTCTACGAGCCCGCCGGCTACGAGCGCCGTTTGTTCGAGGCCACGAAGCTCTACGAGGGCCACGAGTCCGACGAGGCGTTCCCGTACTGGGATGTCACGGTGACCGGCGACGCCGCGAAGGAGCTCGGGACGATCCAGACCAACGTGGAG
- a CDS encoding carbohydrate ABC transporter permease yields MFLETATRPDFGAEAETKRRKTRQRPTPIHDTGVDRVFMAGVYILLTTFLLLVLVPLINILASSFSSPAAVSSGQVFLWPVDFTLRGYEAVLGNSDILTGFRNSFFYVVAGTLISLALTVMIAYPLSRSELVGRRALIGGVLFTMLFSGGLIPTYLVVQSLGMLNTPWAMIIPAAIGAWQVLIAMTFFRSSIPAELYEAAQLDGSSDLRFLWSVVLPLSKPLLAVIALMYGIGQWNQYFSALIYLRSEDLYPLQLVLRNILVLNNNAGGTDLANQLERQQLADLMKFSLIVVSTVPVMLVYPFVARHFTKGVMIGSVKG; encoded by the coding sequence ATGTTCCTCGAGACCGCAACCCGACCCGACTTCGGAGCCGAGGCGGAGACGAAGCGCCGGAAGACACGCCAACGACCCACCCCGATTCACGACACGGGCGTCGACCGGGTCTTCATGGCGGGCGTCTACATCCTCCTGACGACGTTCCTGCTCCTCGTGCTCGTGCCGCTGATCAACATCCTGGCCAGCTCCTTCTCGAGTCCCGCGGCGGTATCGAGCGGACAGGTGTTCCTGTGGCCGGTCGACTTCACGCTCCGCGGATACGAAGCGGTGCTGGGCAACTCCGACATCCTCACCGGTTTCCGCAACTCGTTCTTCTACGTCGTCGCCGGGACCTTGATCAGCCTCGCCCTGACCGTCATGATCGCCTACCCGCTTTCGCGCTCCGAGCTCGTCGGACGGCGCGCGCTGATCGGCGGGGTCCTGTTCACGATGCTGTTCAGCGGAGGGCTGATCCCGACCTACTTGGTCGTGCAGTCGCTTGGGATGCTGAACACCCCTTGGGCGATGATCATCCCTGCCGCGATCGGGGCGTGGCAGGTGCTGATCGCGATGACCTTCTTCCGGTCGTCGATTCCCGCGGAGCTCTACGAGGCAGCCCAGCTCGACGGCTCCAGCGATCTGCGGTTCCTGTGGTCGGTGGTGCTGCCGCTGTCGAAACCGCTCCTGGCGGTCATCGCGCTCATGTACGGCATCGGGCAGTGGAACCAGTACTTCAGCGCACTGATCTACCTCCGTAGCGAGGACCTCTATCCACTGCAGCTGGTACTGCGGAACATTCTGGTGCTCAACAACAACGCCGGAGGCACGGACCTCGCGAACCAGCTCGAGCGACAGCAGCTCGCCGACCTCATGAAGTTCTCGCTCATCGTCGTCTCCACCGTGCCCGTCATGCTCGTCTACCCGTTCGTGGCGCGGCACTTCACCAAGGGCGTGATGATCGGCTCGGTCAAGGGCTGA
- a CDS encoding ABC transporter permease yields the protein MTAVLDRQVAAPSGPSEAPEASGPRLRRRLRRRLRRHWQLYLLLILPVAHFVIFSYIPMANNVIAFKDYNVVAGIWGSPWVGFEHFERFFANPVAWDLIRNTLMLSLYGFLAGFPIPVILALALNEVRLRFFKRTVQLVTYAPYFLSTVIVVSMLILIFSPRIGFMADFLGFFGQDANLLADPESFRHVYVWSDVWQTAGYSAIIFMAALAGVDPSLYEAARLDGANRLQKIWHIDLPGIAPTIVVVMILSVGGIMAIGFEKAFLLQNPLNLSQSEIIATYTYKIGLLGADFSLATAIGLFNSVINLILLVAVNIVSKRVTGNGLW from the coding sequence ATGACCGCCGTGTTGGACCGCCAGGTGGCGGCACCCTCCGGCCCGAGCGAGGCCCCAGAGGCGAGCGGCCCTCGTCTTCGCCGCCGTCTGCGCCGGCGTTTGCGCCGCCACTGGCAGCTCTATCTGCTGCTGATCCTCCCGGTGGCCCACTTCGTCATCTTCAGCTACATCCCGATGGCGAACAATGTGATCGCGTTCAAGGACTACAACGTGGTCGCGGGAATCTGGGGCAGCCCCTGGGTCGGGTTCGAGCACTTCGAACGGTTCTTCGCCAACCCGGTCGCGTGGGACCTCATCCGCAACACGCTGATGCTGAGCCTGTACGGCTTCCTGGCCGGGTTCCCGATCCCGGTCATCTTGGCGCTGGCCCTCAACGAGGTGCGGCTGCGCTTCTTCAAGCGGACCGTTCAACTGGTCACCTATGCGCCCTACTTCCTCTCGACGGTCATCGTCGTTTCGATGCTCATCCTGATCTTCTCGCCGCGGATCGGATTCATGGCCGATTTCCTCGGCTTCTTCGGCCAGGACGCGAACCTCCTCGCCGACCCGGAATCCTTCCGGCACGTCTACGTCTGGAGCGACGTCTGGCAGACCGCCGGGTACTCGGCGATCATCTTCATGGCCGCGCTCGCCGGCGTCGACCCGAGCCTGTACGAGGCCGCCCGCCTCGACGGGGCCAACCGCCTGCAGAAGATCTGGCACATCGATCTTCCCGGCATCGCACCGACGATCGTGGTCGTGATGATCCTGAGCGTCGGCGGCATCATGGCGATCGGCTTCGAGAAGGCGTTCCTGCTGCAGAACCCCCTCAACCTCTCGCAGTCGGAGATCATCGCGACCTACACGTACAAGATCGGCCTGCTCGGCGCCGACTTCAGCCTCGCGACCGCGATCGGGCTGTTCAACTCCGTCATCAATCTCATCCTCCTCGTGGCCGTCAACATCGTCTCAAAGCGCGTGACCGGCAACGGGCTGTGGTGA
- a CDS encoding LacI family DNA-binding transcriptional regulator, whose protein sequence is MSLSDVAGRAGVSVSVASRALSGDPAARLSEATRRRVRQAADELAYRPNHAGRSLRRARTDVIALIVPDVTNALFAELTRGADAEAAARGLTVLLGRGDETATGLVLAERLLAEGRVDGVILQPRDGADPQELAPLARAGAPVVIVHDEIAGASAVLLDDAAAAMAAVDHLVAHGRQRLALIGGIEASSSARRREAGFRSALAAHGMPVNEQWITRLGYGPEDGRAAMGQLLKSDERPDAVVVANVNAGFGALAEAARLGVAVPESVALVAIHDSWPAAYSSPALTCVRTPLYELGRAAVAGLSDRIAGGGPQVVRVSVPAPVVVARASTAS, encoded by the coding sequence GTGAGCCTGAGCGATGTTGCCGGACGGGCCGGCGTTTCCGTGTCGGTCGCCTCTCGCGCTCTTTCGGGTGATCCTGCGGCCCGGCTGAGTGAAGCCACCCGCCGACGGGTCCGCCAAGCGGCCGATGAGCTCGCGTACCGGCCCAATCACGCCGGGCGATCACTCCGTCGCGCACGGACCGACGTCATCGCACTGATCGTTCCGGACGTGACGAACGCGCTGTTCGCGGAACTCACACGAGGAGCGGATGCCGAAGCCGCCGCGCGCGGACTCACGGTGCTCCTCGGTCGCGGCGACGAGACGGCGACGGGTCTGGTCCTCGCCGAGCGTCTCTTGGCAGAGGGGCGCGTCGACGGTGTGATCCTCCAGCCCCGCGATGGAGCCGACCCCCAGGAGCTGGCGCCGCTGGCCCGGGCTGGAGCGCCCGTCGTCATCGTCCACGATGAGATCGCCGGCGCGAGCGCGGTGCTCCTCGACGATGCAGCGGCCGCGATGGCAGCCGTTGATCATCTGGTGGCGCACGGACGACAGCGCCTTGCGCTGATCGGCGGAATCGAGGCATCGTCGAGTGCGCGCCGCCGCGAAGCAGGCTTCCGTTCCGCGCTCGCCGCGCACGGAATGCCAGTGAACGAGCAGTGGATCACGCGTCTGGGGTACGGCCCTGAGGATGGCCGCGCGGCGATGGGGCAGCTGCTGAAATCCGACGAACGACCAGACGCGGTCGTGGTCGCGAATGTCAACGCCGGCTTCGGCGCCCTCGCGGAAGCCGCGAGGCTGGGGGTGGCTGTTCCGGAGTCCGTCGCTCTCGTCGCGATCCACGACTCTTGGCCCGCCGCCTACTCGTCGCCGGCGCTGACCTGTGTCCGCACGCCCCTCTACGAACTCGGCCGTGCTGCTGTCGCAGGATTGTCCGATCGCATAGCGGGCGGGGGTCCACAGGTCGTCCGCGTCTCTGTGCCCGCGCCGGTGGTCGTTGCGCGAGCGTCGACGGCGAGTTGA
- a CDS encoding glycosyl hydrolase family 95 catalytic domain-containing protein — translation MYRTDHLGSDPGVLISHEPAAQFTDAFLLGNGSLGATVYGGRGIETFDLNLDTVWSGGPTVDAGADDAKIIDELRRAIADDDHDLADGLARRLQSDHWTQSYQPVGRLTWSWGDPARVGEYRRSLNLDVAEASVVHAAEEMTAFVSAPDRVLVAETTGRPSAASAVFTSPHPVLLEERLNEGGIEWIVAAGRAPRLVLPNYIPTDDEVLYGDEATGPGATAPAGMGWAIAAAVVRAPDGRTRLIAAVTSGFRGHLEPVGIDLEQLIAEARARVDSALTVRARELIDRHRADYGGLFDRVKIDLTPSGADSAIAAQRYFNLGRYLLISSSRPGTQAANLQGIWNIDVRPGWSSNYTSNINVQMNYWGAEVADLAELAQPLHTLVTDLADAGRQTARLRYSARGAAVHHNTDIWRFSAPVKGEPEWSNWSMGLSWLCAHLGDRLDYRWSDEFARRVAAPATRAAAEFVLDQLVEASDRRLVVSPSSSPEHPFAHNGAVASVTAGATIDQELAHELLSRHLQLADALGLADEVAADAAAAVVRLRLPGIDSEGRTEEWRPGFSATELDHRHLSHLYGAFPGARITPTKDPAGFEGVRMALHSRLAHGGGYTGWSQAWVLCLSARLGEKELAELSLSRLLGDLSSASLLDLHPIGNGGNIFQIDGNFGAIAGIAELLLQSHDGAVSLLPTLPPSWTHGSVSGLRARGGIGVDISWADGELQSAELRVENSGVVVVELPASADVGLIDDRGAPVPLVAVPSAVGRRRWQWSATAGGRYLASVDPTLIDGGSRIQPALNTR, via the coding sequence ATGTACAGGACTGACCACTTGGGCTCTGACCCGGGCGTGCTGATCAGCCACGAGCCGGCCGCGCAATTCACCGACGCGTTCCTTCTGGGAAACGGCTCGCTCGGCGCGACGGTCTACGGAGGCCGCGGCATCGAGACATTCGACCTCAACCTCGACACGGTCTGGTCGGGCGGCCCCACCGTCGACGCCGGCGCGGATGATGCGAAGATCATCGACGAGCTGCGCCGCGCCATAGCCGACGATGACCACGACCTCGCAGACGGGTTGGCGAGACGCCTTCAGAGCGACCACTGGACGCAGTCATATCAGCCGGTCGGCCGCCTCACCTGGAGCTGGGGCGATCCTGCGCGCGTGGGTGAATACCGGCGCAGCCTCAACCTCGACGTGGCGGAGGCGAGCGTCGTGCATGCGGCGGAAGAGATGACGGCATTCGTCAGCGCGCCCGATCGCGTCCTGGTCGCCGAGACGACCGGAAGACCGAGCGCAGCATCCGCGGTGTTCACGAGCCCGCACCCCGTGTTGCTCGAGGAGCGGCTCAACGAGGGCGGCATCGAGTGGATCGTCGCGGCGGGGCGTGCGCCGAGGCTGGTCCTGCCGAACTACATTCCGACGGACGACGAGGTCCTGTACGGCGATGAGGCGACGGGTCCCGGCGCCACGGCCCCTGCAGGCATGGGGTGGGCCATCGCCGCGGCAGTCGTCCGCGCGCCCGACGGACGCACCAGGCTGATCGCCGCCGTGACGAGCGGCTTCCGGGGCCATCTCGAACCGGTCGGCATCGACCTCGAGCAGCTCATCGCCGAGGCCCGCGCGCGCGTCGACTCCGCATTGACCGTCCGCGCGCGCGAGCTGATCGATCGGCATCGCGCAGACTATGGCGGGTTGTTCGATCGAGTGAAGATCGATCTGACACCGTCAGGAGCCGACTCGGCCATTGCTGCCCAGCGCTACTTCAACCTCGGGCGCTACCTGCTCATCTCCTCGTCGCGACCAGGTACGCAGGCAGCCAACCTGCAGGGCATCTGGAACATCGACGTGCGACCCGGCTGGAGCTCCAACTACACCAGCAACATCAACGTTCAGATGAACTACTGGGGAGCCGAGGTGGCCGACCTCGCAGAACTCGCGCAGCCACTGCACACACTTGTGACGGACCTGGCAGACGCTGGACGACAGACCGCCCGTCTCCGCTACTCGGCTCGTGGCGCAGCGGTGCACCACAACACCGACATCTGGCGTTTCAGCGCTCCGGTCAAGGGCGAACCGGAATGGTCGAACTGGAGCATGGGGCTGTCGTGGCTCTGCGCGCACCTGGGCGACCGGCTCGACTATCGGTGGTCGGACGAGTTCGCTCGACGAGTCGCAGCGCCTGCCACTCGCGCGGCTGCAGAGTTCGTCCTCGACCAACTGGTGGAGGCCTCCGATCGCCGCCTCGTGGTGAGCCCGTCGAGTTCACCCGAGCATCCGTTCGCGCACAACGGGGCGGTCGCGAGCGTCACGGCCGGAGCGACCATCGATCAGGAGCTCGCCCATGAGTTGCTGTCACGCCATCTCCAGCTCGCCGATGCGCTCGGACTCGCCGATGAGGTCGCGGCGGACGCCGCTGCGGCGGTCGTGCGCCTGCGCCTCCCCGGCATCGACTCCGAGGGGCGAACCGAGGAATGGCGGCCCGGATTCTCGGCAACCGAACTGGACCATAGACATCTGTCCCACCTGTACGGGGCATTTCCGGGAGCCAGGATCACCCCCACCAAGGACCCGGCTGGATTCGAGGGTGTGCGGATGGCGCTGCACTCGCGGCTTGCTCATGGCGGGGGATACACGGGCTGGAGTCAGGCGTGGGTGCTGTGTCTCTCGGCCAGACTCGGAGAGAAGGAATTGGCGGAGCTGTCGTTGTCACGACTGCTCGGGGATCTCAGTTCGGCGTCTCTCCTCGACCTGCACCCCATTGGGAACGGTGGAAACATCTTCCAGATCGATGGCAACTTCGGAGCGATCGCCGGGATCGCGGAGCTCCTGCTGCAAAGCCACGACGGTGCGGTGTCCCTCCTGCCCACCCTTCCGCCGAGCTGGACGCACGGATCGGTCAGCGGCCTGCGGGCCAGGGGCGGCATCGGCGTGGATATCTCCTGGGCCGACGGTGAACTCCAGTCGGCGGAGCTGCGGGTCGAGAACTCAGGCGTTGTCGTCGTAGAGCTGCCTGCTTCGGCCGACGTGGGGCTGATCGATGATCGCGGGGCGCCGGTGCCCCTCGTCGCCGTTCCGAGCGCAGTCGGGCGGCGGCGCTGGCAGTGGTCCGCGACCGCGGGCGGACGGTATCTCGCTAGCGTGGATCCGACCCTGATCGACGGTGGGTCGCGGATTCAGCCCGCGCTCAACACGAGATGA
- a CDS encoding family 43 glycosylhydrolase gives MSAPAVDGIIRPGTVFHDDRGHVAQLHGIGVQRVGDLWYAWGEDKAAGSTFTAVACYTSPDLAAWRYEGNALTVADGDLASDRVIERPKVLQRPDGAWVMLLHVDTADYSYARVGYAIAEHPAGPYRYLHSERPMGNVSRDIGVYQEDGVGYLLSEDRDNGLQIYRLRPDYLGVESIVATLRQQDRPEFGYESPTMVRHGDTYYLFGSDLTGWSMNENKYATATDLAGPWTPWRNVAPEGTRTFESQVSVVVPVDGGHVYIGDRWNPDDLFRSPAVVLPLRIADGTAELVWHDGWQVDELFR, from the coding sequence ATGAGCGCACCTGCTGTGGATGGCATCATCCGGCCTGGCACGGTCTTCCACGACGACCGTGGTCACGTCGCCCAACTGCATGGCATCGGCGTCCAGCGCGTCGGCGACCTCTGGTATGCGTGGGGAGAAGACAAGGCCGCCGGCAGCACCTTCACCGCCGTCGCCTGCTACACCTCACCCGATCTCGCCGCTTGGCGCTACGAGGGCAACGCGCTCACCGTCGCCGACGGAGATCTCGCGTCCGATCGCGTGATCGAACGACCGAAGGTGCTCCAGCGCCCCGATGGCGCCTGGGTGATGCTCCTCCACGTCGACACCGCAGACTACTCCTACGCTCGCGTCGGATACGCGATCGCGGAGCATCCGGCCGGCCCCTACCGCTACCTCCACAGCGAGCGGCCGATGGGCAACGTCAGCCGCGATATCGGGGTGTACCAAGAGGACGGCGTCGGCTACCTGCTCTCCGAAGACCGCGACAACGGGCTGCAGATCTACCGGCTTCGTCCCGACTACCTGGGTGTCGAGAGCATCGTGGCGACCCTCCGGCAGCAGGATCGCCCTGAGTTCGGGTACGAGTCACCCACCATGGTGCGCCACGGCGACACGTACTACCTGTTCGGCTCCGACCTGACCGGTTGGAGCATGAACGAGAACAAGTACGCCACCGCGACGGACCTGGCCGGGCCGTGGACACCGTGGCGGAACGTCGCCCCCGAGGGGACCCGCACGTTCGAGTCCCAAGTGAGCGTGGTGGTCCCAGTGGATGGCGGCCACGTCTACATCGGCGACAGATGGAACCCCGACGACCTCTTCCGGTCGCCCGCTGTCGTACTCCCGCTGCGCATCGCCGACGGCACGGCCGAACTCGTCTGGCATGACGGGTGGCAGGTCGACGAGCTGTTCCGATGA
- a CDS encoding glycoside hydrolase family 127 protein has translation MSATDAASRSRSLRATDLGDVLLIDPYLVNAHQKMVDYLLRLEPDRFLSGFATNAGLTPTAEGPYGGWERTSGTRFQGHFFGHYVSALSQAYAGSTQDAEKARLLAKLTTAVNGLKFAQAAYATKDPANAGYVSPFPVDLLPHGGDGLLVPFYNLHKVLAGLLAAFQRAPEPVAATALEVASHFGTWLERWAGRQADPAALLQTEYGGMNEALYELFGITKDPDHKRAAEYFDEVGLFEQLAAGNDVLNGKHANTTIPKLVGALKRYTVLTEAPDLSAMLTQAEKDDLGTYRMAAERFWQIVVDDHTYANGGNSRGEHFHAVGTLHERATNGETTGYGENSTVEGCNEYNMLKLSRALFRVDPDVKYADYYEWAYLNSILASQNPETGMMTYFQPQTAGYAKVFGREFDEFWCDHGTATESFTKLGDSIYFIDEKSIYVNMFRSTVLSSTEHNLRLEQTADVPNDETMTISVSALDAGAVAPGTTLLLRVPSWVAGTPTLVVNGQPEDISALHHDGYLAFEVAAGDEIIYTLPAKVAVDDATENPNWVAFTYGPVLLATELSRKNVDSTYTSGVLVRMSVADKTLGNNLRVDDAARWKRDIEANLLRIENGENANGVETMRFSLERVDAASADLVFEPYYSLYDARYATYMTLVEPDSPQRS, from the coding sequence ATGAGCGCGACGGATGCCGCCTCACGATCGCGCTCGCTGCGGGCAACCGATCTCGGCGACGTCCTGCTCATCGATCCCTACCTCGTCAACGCCCATCAGAAGATGGTCGACTATCTGCTGCGTCTCGAACCCGACCGATTCCTCTCCGGCTTCGCCACGAATGCGGGCTTGACCCCGACAGCCGAGGGCCCCTACGGCGGCTGGGAGCGCACGAGCGGCACCAGGTTCCAGGGGCACTTCTTCGGCCACTACGTCTCGGCCCTCTCGCAGGCGTATGCCGGGTCGACCCAGGATGCGGAGAAGGCCCGTCTCCTGGCGAAGCTCACCACCGCCGTGAACGGGCTGAAGTTTGCACAGGCCGCGTACGCGACGAAGGATCCGGCGAATGCCGGGTACGTATCGCCGTTCCCGGTCGACCTGCTGCCGCACGGGGGCGACGGACTCCTCGTGCCGTTCTACAACCTTCACAAGGTGCTGGCCGGGTTGCTCGCCGCGTTCCAGCGGGCTCCCGAACCCGTGGCCGCCACCGCATTGGAGGTCGCGTCGCACTTCGGCACCTGGTTGGAGCGCTGGGCGGGCCGCCAAGCCGACCCGGCCGCTCTTCTGCAGACCGAGTACGGCGGGATGAACGAGGCGCTGTACGAGCTCTTCGGCATCACGAAGGACCCCGACCACAAGCGGGCGGCCGAGTACTTCGACGAGGTCGGGCTCTTCGAGCAGCTCGCCGCGGGCAACGACGTGCTCAACGGCAAGCATGCCAACACGACGATCCCGAAGCTGGTCGGCGCCCTCAAGCGCTACACGGTGCTGACGGAAGCCCCCGACCTCTCCGCGATGCTGACTCAGGCCGAGAAGGACGATCTCGGCACCTATCGAATGGCCGCCGAACGCTTCTGGCAGATCGTCGTCGACGATCACACCTACGCGAACGGCGGCAACAGCCGGGGCGAGCACTTCCATGCCGTCGGCACCCTGCACGAGCGGGCAACGAACGGCGAGACCACGGGTTACGGCGAGAACTCGACGGTCGAGGGATGCAACGAGTACAACATGCTCAAGCTCTCACGAGCCCTGTTCCGAGTCGACCCCGACGTGAAGTACGCGGACTACTACGAGTGGGCCTACCTCAACAGCATCCTTGCTTCGCAGAATCCCGAGACGGGCATGATGACGTACTTCCAGCCCCAGACCGCGGGCTACGCGAAGGTGTTCGGGCGTGAGTTCGACGAGTTCTGGTGTGATCACGGCACCGCCACCGAGAGCTTCACGAAGCTCGGCGACTCGATCTACTTCATCGACGAGAAGTCGATCTACGTGAACATGTTCCGATCGACGGTGCTCTCGAGCACGGAGCACAACCTGCGGCTCGAGCAGACGGCGGACGTTCCCAACGACGAGACGATGACGATCTCGGTCTCAGCTCTCGACGCAGGCGCGGTCGCCCCGGGCACGACGCTGCTGCTTCGCGTGCCGTCATGGGTAGCCGGCACGCCGACCCTCGTCGTCAACGGGCAGCCGGAGGACATCTCGGCGCTCCATCACGACGGCTACCTGGCGTTCGAGGTCGCCGCGGGCGATGAGATCATCTACACGCTGCCGGCGAAGGTCGCTGTCGACGACGCCACCGAGAACCCGAACTGGGTCGCTTTCACGTACGGACCCGTGCTGCTCGCCACCGAACTCAGCCGCAAGAACGTGGACTCGACGTACACCTCCGGCGTGCTCGTGCGGATGAGCGTGGCTGACAAGACGCTCGGCAACAACCTCCGCGTCGACGATGCTGCAAGGTGGAAGCGCGACATCGAAGCAAACCTCCTCCGCATCGAGAACGGCGAGAACGCGAACGGCGTCGAGACGATGCGTTTCTCGCTGGAGCGCGTCGACGCGGCATCCGCCGACCTGGTGTTCGAGCCGTACTACAGCCTCTATGACGCGCGCTACGCCACGTACATGACGCTCGTGGAGCCGGATTCCCCGCAACGGTCCTAG
- a CDS encoding FadR/GntR family transcriptional regulator — MSPESSTADETVQSGWSPSMTTRARSPRLGVTVVAELVEAIVRGDIPTGGTLPPEAVLCEQFGVSRTVIRESVKRLEEKGLVTVAQGRGTQVTPSRSWNMLDATVLSALVANDATLGVLDDLTEVRAALEAVIAKDAAESRTQQQLERLRNALQLMRDTIGDEPAFGEADVVFHAVVGEMTDNRLADNIVKTLFYQARLSARFSRHSELELTLDEHEAVFAAIEAADPEAAEAAMRAHIIDAWERRRPPNPRRNDG; from the coding sequence ATGTCTCCTGAATCGAGCACGGCTGACGAGACCGTTCAGTCGGGTTGGTCGCCATCGATGACCACGCGGGCGCGCTCGCCGAGGCTCGGGGTGACGGTGGTCGCCGAGCTCGTCGAGGCGATCGTGCGCGGCGACATCCCGACCGGGGGAACGCTCCCTCCCGAGGCAGTGCTCTGCGAGCAGTTCGGCGTCAGTCGCACGGTCATCCGAGAGTCGGTGAAGCGCCTCGAGGAGAAGGGGCTCGTCACCGTGGCGCAAGGCCGCGGCACTCAAGTGACCCCATCCCGCTCATGGAACATGCTCGACGCGACCGTGCTCTCCGCCCTCGTGGCGAACGACGCGACGCTCGGCGTGCTCGACGATCTGACCGAGGTGCGCGCCGCGCTCGAAGCGGTCATCGCGAAGGATGCCGCCGAATCGCGCACGCAACAACAGCTCGAGCGTCTGCGCAACGCCCTCCAGCTCATGCGAGACACGATCGGCGACGAGCCGGCGTTCGGCGAGGCCGACGTGGTGTTCCACGCCGTCGTCGGTGAGATGACCGACAATCGCCTTGCCGACAACATCGTCAAGACGCTCTTCTACCAGGCACGGCTCAGCGCCCGGTTCAGCAGGCACAGTGAGCTCGAGCTCACGCTCGACGAACACGAGGCGGTGTTCGCGGCCATCGAGGCGGCCGATCCCGAAGCCGCCGAGGCGGCCATGCGTGCGCACATCATCGACGCGTGGGAACGCCGCCGCCCGCCGAACCCCCGGCGGAACGACGGCTGA